A window of the Gemmatirosa kalamazoonensis genome harbors these coding sequences:
- a CDS encoding CheR family methyltransferase gives MPHAPQQPPDGDSELAALVDYLYRTRGLDIGGYKRTGLLRRLTKRLRAIGATSLTAYIDYLESHPAEFARLLDTLLINVTAFFRDDLPWEYLRTEIVPRLVAQKSPADPIRVWCAGCATGEEAYTLAIVLAEAIGDDTFRDRVKIYATDLDEPALAHARIGAYDEKDVADMPPELVDKYFERRGKQVVFRKDLRRVLIFGRNDLVQDAPISRVDLLACRNTLMYFDTATQAKILARFHFALNDGGLLLLGRAETIQLHGNLFLAVDLRRRVFAKAHGAVRPRGPIPAIAPQRARTPGVETDAVLGGTFDAGPIAQLVIDKDGLVAAVNARARGLFRLGAPDLGRPLRDLEVSYRPYELRSLIDESTTAREPVTREAVPWRATGGEQRWFDILVAPIFELGGTVAAASVSFVDVTETRLARQQLDDMQAELETAYQELQSANEELETTNEELHSTVEELETTNEELQSTNEELETMNEELQSTNEELQTINDELRLRSDELNQANLFLESILRSLRAGVAVLDRDLRVMVWNDRAEDLWGVRREEADGAPFPSLDIGLPVRRILPSIRACLAGELPSYEAPIRATNRRGRAIVCQTRVLPLLSRTSEAPRGVIVLMEEPPGDDAAAADGGPSAEGASEGDAPA, from the coding sequence ATGCCACACGCTCCGCAGCAACCGCCGGACGGCGATTCCGAGCTCGCCGCGCTCGTCGACTACCTGTACCGCACGCGCGGCCTCGACATCGGTGGCTACAAGCGCACGGGGCTCCTGCGCCGCCTCACGAAGCGACTGCGCGCCATCGGCGCGACGAGCCTGACGGCGTACATCGACTATCTCGAGTCGCACCCCGCGGAATTCGCGCGGCTCCTCGACACCCTGCTGATCAACGTGACCGCGTTCTTCCGAGACGATCTGCCGTGGGAGTACCTGCGCACCGAGATCGTTCCTCGCCTGGTGGCGCAGAAGAGTCCCGCCGATCCGATCCGCGTGTGGTGCGCCGGGTGCGCCACCGGCGAGGAGGCGTACACGCTCGCCATCGTGCTCGCCGAGGCGATCGGTGACGACACGTTCCGCGACCGCGTGAAGATCTACGCGACCGATCTCGACGAGCCGGCGCTCGCGCACGCGCGCATCGGCGCGTACGACGAGAAGGACGTGGCCGACATGCCGCCCGAGCTCGTGGACAAGTACTTCGAGCGGCGCGGCAAGCAGGTGGTGTTCCGCAAGGATCTGCGTCGCGTGCTCATCTTCGGCCGCAACGATCTCGTGCAGGACGCGCCGATCTCGCGCGTGGACCTGCTGGCGTGCCGCAACACGCTCATGTACTTCGACACGGCGACGCAGGCGAAGATCCTCGCGCGCTTCCACTTCGCGCTGAACGACGGCGGGCTGCTGCTCCTCGGCCGCGCCGAGACCATCCAGCTGCACGGCAACCTGTTCCTGGCGGTGGACCTGCGCCGCCGCGTGTTCGCGAAGGCGCACGGCGCCGTGCGGCCGCGCGGGCCGATACCGGCGATCGCGCCGCAGCGCGCCAGGACCCCGGGCGTCGAAACGGACGCGGTGCTCGGTGGGACGTTCGACGCCGGCCCGATCGCGCAGCTCGTCATCGACAAGGATGGTCTCGTCGCCGCGGTGAACGCGCGCGCCCGTGGGCTGTTTCGCCTCGGCGCGCCGGACCTCGGCCGTCCGTTGCGCGACCTCGAGGTGTCGTATCGCCCCTACGAGCTGCGCTCGCTGATCGACGAATCGACGACGGCGCGGGAGCCCGTCACGCGCGAGGCCGTGCCGTGGCGCGCCACGGGCGGCGAGCAGCGGTGGTTCGACATCCTCGTGGCGCCGATCTTCGAGCTGGGCGGCACGGTCGCCGCCGCGAGCGTGTCGTTCGTCGACGTCACCGAGACCCGGCTCGCGCGGCAGCAGCTCGACGACATGCAGGCCGAGCTGGAGACGGCGTACCAGGAGCTGCAGTCGGCGAACGAGGAGCTCGAGACCACGAACGAGGAGCTGCACTCCACCGTGGAGGAGCTGGAGACCACGAACGAGGAGCTGCAGTCCACGAACGAGGAGCTCGAGACGATGAACGAGGAGCTGCAGTCGACGAACGAGGAGCTGCAGACGATCAACGACGAGCTGCGCCTGCGGAGCGACGAGCTGAATCAGGCGAACCTGTTCCTCGAGTCGATCCTGCGGAGCCTGCGCGCCGGCGTGGCGGTGCTCGACCGCGATCTGCGCGTGATGGTGTGGAACGACCGGGCCGAGGATCTGTGGGGCGTGCGGCGCGAGGAGGCCGACGGCGCGCCGTTTCCGAGCCTCGACATCGGCCTGCCGGTGCGGCGCATCCTGCCGTCGATCCGCGCGTGTCTCGCGGGCGAGCTGCCGAGCTACGAGGCGCCCATCCGGGCGACGAACCGTCGCGGGCGCGCGATCGTGTGTCAGACGCGCGTGCTGCCACTCCTCTCGCGCACGAGCGAGGCGCCGCGCGGCGTCATCGTGCTGATGGAGGAGCCGCCGGGCGACGACGCGGCGGCGGCCGACGGCGGTCCGTCCGCCGAGGGCGCATCGGAGGGCGACGCGCCGGCCTGA
- a CDS encoding chemotaxis protein CheB produces MDSIDRVGARRAAEDLVPIHDLIVVGASAGGVEALATLVAGLPSDLPAAVCVVVHMRPFAESHLADVIDRVAALPAVTAEHGMRLRPGAIHVAVPDHHLLVERDGDAAVLRLTRGPRENRNRPAVDPLFRSAALAFGPRVIGVVLSGALDDGTAGMWTVKDRGGIVVAQDPSDALVPSMPRSVIEEVGADHVAPAGELGPLLGRLAREAAPPAPPPQEQQDELAREVGMALVDETAHLREARYGVPSRFACPDCGGVLWDLSGDGPLRFRCETGHAYSAASLDEGQIEGIEHALWAALRAMEDKAALARRRADRATMLGHPYAAERFVAQEEAAQQHGAALRALLRLDGSARIPPAAATESAD; encoded by the coding sequence TTGGATTCCATCGACCGCGTGGGCGCGCGCCGCGCCGCGGAGGATCTCGTGCCGATCCATGACCTGATCGTCGTCGGCGCGTCGGCCGGCGGCGTCGAGGCGCTCGCGACGCTCGTCGCGGGGCTGCCGTCCGATCTCCCGGCGGCGGTGTGCGTCGTCGTACACATGCGCCCGTTCGCCGAGAGCCATCTCGCGGACGTCATCGACCGGGTCGCGGCGTTGCCGGCGGTGACCGCCGAACACGGCATGCGGCTGCGGCCGGGGGCGATCCACGTCGCCGTCCCCGACCACCACCTCCTGGTGGAGCGCGACGGGGACGCGGCGGTGCTCCGGCTCACGCGCGGCCCGCGCGAGAACCGCAACCGCCCTGCGGTCGACCCGCTGTTCCGATCGGCCGCGCTCGCGTTCGGCCCGCGCGTCATCGGCGTGGTGCTCTCCGGCGCGCTGGACGACGGCACCGCGGGGATGTGGACCGTGAAGGACCGCGGCGGCATCGTGGTGGCGCAGGATCCGTCGGACGCGCTCGTGCCGAGCATGCCGCGGAGCGTGATCGAGGAAGTCGGCGCCGACCACGTCGCTCCGGCCGGCGAGCTCGGTCCGCTGCTCGGCCGGCTCGCGCGCGAGGCGGCGCCGCCGGCACCGCCGCCGCAGGAGCAGCAGGACGAGCTCGCGCGCGAGGTGGGGATGGCGCTCGTCGACGAGACGGCGCATCTGCGCGAGGCGCGCTACGGCGTGCCGTCACGCTTCGCCTGCCCCGACTGCGGCGGCGTGCTGTGGGACCTGTCCGGCGACGGACCGCTGCGCTTCCGCTGCGAGACGGGACACGCGTACTCGGCGGCGAGCCTCGACGAGGGGCAGATCGAGGGGATCGAGCACGCCCTGTGGGCGGCGCTGCGCGCGATGGAGGACAAGGCGGCGCTCGCCCGCCGGCGCGCCGACCGCGCCACCATGCTCGGTCATCCCTACGCCGCCGAGCGCTTCGTCGCGCAGGAGGAGGCGGCGCAGCAGCACGGCGCCGCGCTGCGCGCGCTGCTGCGGCTCGACGGCAGCGCGCGCATCCCGCCCGCCGCCGCGACCGAGTCCGCAGATTGA
- the glgX gene encoding glycogen debranching protein GlgX, producing MNNDTLRVWRGQPYPLGATWNGMGVNFALFSEHATGVELCLYDRDDPTRETARIPVRERTNQVWHCYLPDVRPGQLYGYRVHGPYDPSTGHRFNAAKLLLDPYARAIAGDVVWDDALFAYRVGGAREDLEPDDRDSAPFVPKCVVVDPTFAWGDDRAPRTPWNRTVIYECHVKGMTARHPGVPAHLRGTYLGLCSDAILDHFTSLGVTAVELLPVHQFLDDRHLVERGLRNYWGYNTIGFFAPDARYGTARSLGNPVDEFKTMVRTLHAAGLEVILDVVYNHTAEGNHLGPTLSFKGLDNAAYYRLVPDDPRFYYDFTGTGNSLNVRHPRTLQLIMDSLRYWVTEMHVDGFRFDLAPVLARELFEVDRLSAFFDIIQQDPVLQGVKLIAEPWDVGPGGYQVGNFPVGWAEWNGKYRDDVRGFWKGDPGQVPALASRLSGSADIYKWSQRSAYASVNFVVAHDGFTLHDLASYEGKHNEANGEGNRDGHDHNISRNWGVEGDTDDPAILDMRYRSMRNFLATLVLSQGVPMLAHGDEIGRTQRGNNNAYAQDNEISWLDWDLDDRRRALLDFTRRVVSIRQANPVLRRRTFFRGEVVSHEGIKDLTWLRPDGAEMSQPDWDFAGARALGMLVHGEATDETDDRGRPIRGDTMLLLVNASDGTVEFALPTLDSGEWTVLVDTAEGEVAVVEMPVLPVLPYSLVLLRQGRERRIGEPGPSA from the coding sequence ATGAACAACGATACGCTGCGCGTCTGGCGGGGACAGCCCTACCCGCTCGGCGCCACCTGGAACGGCATGGGCGTCAACTTCGCGCTCTTCTCCGAGCACGCCACCGGCGTGGAGCTGTGCCTCTACGACCGCGACGATCCGACGCGCGAGACGGCGCGCATCCCGGTACGCGAGCGCACCAACCAGGTGTGGCACTGCTACCTGCCGGACGTGCGTCCGGGACAGCTCTACGGCTATCGCGTGCACGGGCCGTACGACCCGTCGACGGGACACCGCTTCAACGCCGCGAAGCTGCTGCTCGATCCGTACGCGCGCGCGATCGCCGGCGACGTGGTGTGGGACGACGCGCTGTTCGCCTATCGCGTGGGCGGCGCGCGCGAGGACCTCGAACCCGACGACCGCGATTCGGCGCCGTTCGTGCCGAAGTGCGTCGTCGTCGACCCGACGTTCGCGTGGGGCGACGACCGCGCGCCGCGCACGCCGTGGAACCGCACCGTGATCTACGAGTGCCACGTGAAGGGAATGACGGCGCGGCACCCCGGCGTGCCCGCGCACCTGCGCGGTACGTACCTCGGCCTCTGCTCCGACGCGATCCTCGACCACTTCACGTCGTTAGGCGTCACCGCCGTCGAGCTGCTCCCGGTGCACCAGTTCCTCGACGACCGGCACCTCGTCGAGCGCGGGCTGAGGAACTACTGGGGCTACAACACCATCGGCTTCTTCGCGCCCGACGCCCGGTACGGCACCGCTCGGTCGTTAGGCAACCCGGTGGACGAGTTCAAGACGATGGTGCGCACCCTCCACGCCGCGGGGCTCGAGGTGATCCTCGACGTCGTCTACAACCACACGGCGGAGGGCAACCACCTCGGCCCCACGCTGTCGTTCAAGGGCCTCGACAACGCCGCGTACTACCGGCTCGTGCCCGACGACCCGCGCTTCTACTACGACTTCACCGGCACCGGCAACTCGCTCAACGTGCGCCACCCGCGCACGCTGCAGCTCATCATGGACTCGCTCCGCTACTGGGTGACGGAGATGCACGTCGACGGCTTCCGCTTCGACCTCGCGCCGGTGCTCGCGCGCGAGCTGTTCGAGGTCGATCGACTCTCGGCGTTCTTCGACATCATCCAGCAAGACCCCGTGCTGCAGGGCGTGAAGCTCATCGCCGAGCCGTGGGACGTGGGGCCGGGCGGCTATCAGGTCGGCAACTTCCCCGTCGGCTGGGCGGAGTGGAACGGCAAGTACCGCGACGACGTGCGCGGCTTCTGGAAGGGAGACCCGGGGCAGGTGCCCGCGCTCGCGTCGCGCCTCTCCGGCTCGGCCGACATCTACAAGTGGTCGCAGCGCTCCGCCTACGCGAGCGTGAACTTCGTCGTCGCGCACGACGGCTTCACGCTGCACGACCTCGCGAGCTACGAGGGGAAGCACAACGAGGCGAACGGCGAGGGCAACCGCGACGGCCACGATCACAACATCAGCCGCAACTGGGGCGTCGAGGGCGACACGGACGATCCGGCGATCCTCGACATGCGCTACCGCAGCATGCGCAACTTCCTCGCGACGCTCGTGCTGTCGCAGGGCGTGCCGATGCTCGCGCACGGCGACGAGATCGGTCGCACGCAGCGCGGCAACAACAACGCCTACGCGCAGGACAACGAGATCTCGTGGCTGGACTGGGACCTCGACGACCGCCGCCGCGCGCTGCTCGACTTCACGCGGCGCGTGGTCTCGATCCGGCAGGCGAACCCGGTGCTGCGCCGCCGCACGTTCTTCCGCGGCGAGGTGGTGTCGCACGAGGGCATCAAGGACCTCACCTGGCTGCGCCCCGACGGGGCCGAGATGTCGCAGCCGGACTGGGATTTCGCGGGCGCGCGTGCGCTCGGCATGCTCGTGCACGGCGAGGCCACCGACGAGACCGACGACCGCGGGCGGCCGATCCGCGGCGACACGATGCTGCTGCTCGTGAACGCGTCGGACGGCACGGTGGAGTTCGCGCTGCCCACGCTCGACTCGGGCGAGTGGACGGTGCTCGTCGACACCGCGGAGGGCGAGGTCGCCGTCGTGGAGATGCCCGTGCTTCCCGTGCTGCCGTACTCGCTCGTGCTGCTGCGGCAGGGGCGGGAGCGGCGCATCGGGGAGCCGGGTCCGTCGGCGTGA
- a CDS encoding GGDEF domain-containing protein — translation MRSWSDPLISASLRDDSAILSRARLTVQLSMVLVVTAAGYAAFYAAVVGFRSGAIVLAAGAGAASIGLAMLRLRPWLRAAGHTLTCVLYATIAALMCHEGGLESLATPWLIMPPIFAVLLLGRREAAGWAALSVLTVGAFRAAEASGVTFPVDYPAAWAHTLTMGSHAGLVLCTALLLFVFENIRATAQARAESASAALARLAYHDALTGLANRARFLECLDGAVTEARAAGDHARVAVLLLDLDGFKGVNDSMGHAAGDALLVEVAARLLNATRGCDTVSRLGGDEFAVLLGGVRHDEDAIAVARRIVASIAAPFALQGREVCVGASVGIARAEDVAAAAARVLHDADVAMYRAKARGRGRWVRHARGMEDERVEPQATSAPAAARLVIA, via the coding sequence ATGCGCTCCTGGTCCGACCCGCTCATCTCCGCGTCGCTGCGCGACGACAGCGCGATCCTGAGCCGCGCGCGCCTCACGGTGCAGCTCTCGATGGTGCTCGTCGTGACGGCCGCGGGCTACGCCGCGTTCTACGCGGCCGTGGTGGGCTTCCGGAGCGGCGCGATCGTCCTCGCTGCGGGCGCCGGCGCGGCGTCGATCGGGCTCGCGATGCTGCGCTTGCGGCCGTGGCTCCGCGCCGCCGGCCACACCCTGACCTGCGTGTTGTACGCCACGATCGCGGCGCTCATGTGCCACGAGGGCGGGCTGGAGTCGCTCGCCACGCCGTGGCTGATCATGCCGCCCATCTTCGCCGTGTTGCTGCTCGGCCGGCGCGAGGCGGCCGGGTGGGCCGCGCTCAGCGTGCTCACGGTCGGCGCGTTCCGCGCGGCCGAGGCGAGCGGCGTGACGTTCCCGGTCGACTACCCCGCCGCCTGGGCGCACACGCTCACGATGGGGAGCCACGCGGGGCTCGTGCTCTGCACGGCGCTGCTGCTGTTCGTGTTCGAGAACATCCGCGCCACCGCGCAGGCGCGGGCCGAGAGCGCGAGCGCGGCACTGGCGCGGCTCGCGTATCACGACGCGCTCACGGGGCTCGCGAACCGGGCGCGGTTCCTCGAGTGCCTCGACGGCGCGGTGACCGAGGCCCGCGCCGCCGGCGACCACGCGCGCGTCGCGGTGCTGCTGCTCGACCTCGACGGCTTCAAGGGCGTCAACGACTCGATGGGGCACGCGGCGGGCGACGCGCTGCTCGTCGAGGTCGCGGCGCGGCTGCTGAACGCGACGCGCGGCTGCGACACGGTCTCGCGACTGGGCGGCGACGAGTTCGCCGTGCTGCTCGGCGGCGTGCGGCACGACGAGGACGCGATCGCGGTCGCGCGCCGCATCGTCGCGTCGATCGCCGCGCCGTTCGCTCTGCAGGGGCGCGAGGTGTGCGTCGGCGCGAGCGTGGGCATTGCGCGTGCCGAGGACGTCGCCGCGGCTGCGGCGCGCGTGCTGCACGACGCGGACGTCGCGATGTACCGGGCGAAGGCGCGCGGGCGCGGACGGTGGGTGCGCCACGCGCGCGGCATGGAGGACGAGCGCGTCGAGCCTCAGGCGACGTCCGCTCCGGCCGCCGCGCGGCTCGTCATCGCGTAG
- a CDS encoding acetamidase/formamidase family protein, with protein MSRMSWFATPLRRLVTLGTVVALGACATASGGGSAPGGFFWPARPAGAVHTLMPSPTTVVVGGYDPAAAPVLRVASGEEVIVGAVSTCGARLLRPGVDTGTIEPAWRAINAAVRDSTLRRGPGGHILTGPIHVEGADSGDVLEVRIERVDLDLPWACNSFGPRSGFLPEDFPGQSKSRIVPLDRARMVGVFDSSGIEIPLGPFFGSIGVAPPPARGRINSAPPGIHAGNLDNKELVAGTILYIPVHTRGALLEIGDGHAAQGDGEVDITALETALRGRFQLVVRKDMHLTWPRGETPTHWIAMGTDSNLTVATKTAVREAIALLVDVRHMTREDAYMLVSTGCDVHVTQLVDGTVGVHVMIPKRLFTK; from the coding sequence ATGTCCCGGATGTCCTGGTTCGCCACCCCGCTCCGCCGTCTCGTCACGTTAGGCACCGTCGTCGCGCTCGGCGCCTGCGCCACCGCGTCGGGCGGTGGGAGCGCGCCCGGCGGCTTCTTCTGGCCCGCACGCCCCGCCGGCGCCGTGCACACGCTCATGCCGTCGCCGACGACGGTGGTGGTCGGCGGCTACGATCCCGCGGCGGCGCCGGTGCTCCGCGTCGCGTCGGGCGAGGAGGTGATCGTCGGCGCGGTGTCGACCTGCGGCGCCCGCCTGCTGCGCCCCGGCGTCGACACCGGCACCATCGAGCCGGCGTGGCGCGCGATCAACGCCGCGGTGCGCGACTCGACGCTGCGCCGCGGCCCCGGTGGCCACATCCTCACCGGTCCGATCCACGTCGAGGGCGCGGATTCCGGCGACGTGCTCGAGGTGCGCATCGAGCGCGTGGATCTCGACCTGCCGTGGGCGTGCAACTCGTTCGGCCCGCGCAGCGGCTTCCTTCCCGAGGATTTCCCGGGCCAGTCGAAGAGCCGCATCGTGCCGCTCGACCGCGCGCGCATGGTGGGCGTCTTCGACTCGTCGGGCATCGAGATCCCGCTGGGGCCGTTCTTCGGCTCGATCGGCGTCGCACCCCCGCCGGCGCGGGGACGCATCAACAGCGCACCCCCGGGCATCCACGCCGGGAACCTCGACAACAAGGAGCTCGTCGCCGGCACCATCCTCTACATCCCGGTGCACACCCGCGGCGCGCTCCTCGAGATCGGCGACGGCCACGCCGCGCAGGGCGACGGGGAGGTGGACATCACCGCGCTCGAGACGGCGCTCCGCGGCCGCTTCCAGCTCGTGGTGCGCAAGGACATGCACCTCACCTGGCCGCGCGGCGAGACGCCGACGCACTGGATCGCGATGGGCACCGACAGCAACCTCACGGTCGCGACGAAGACCGCCGTGCGGGAGGCGATCGCGCTGCTCGTCGACGTGCGGCACATGACGCGCGAGGACGCCTACATGCTCGTGAGCACGGGTTGCGACGTCCACGTGACGCAGCTCGTCGACGGGACGGTGGGGGTGCACGTGATGATCCCGAAGCGGCTGTTCACCAAATGA
- a CDS encoding M20/M25/M40 family metallo-hydrolase yields the protein MRHHALAAALVLAPCGAGAQDATALARIRDEGMNRSHALELFDHLTTVIGPRLTGSPAFRQSVDWAAATLRGYGLANVHLEAWPFGRGWSLDGQTAELIAPRYLPLIAFAEAWSPPTTRVIEGTPVYIGDLPPDSVRAHAAAIRGRIVLATRPQDVFITKDRLQPTEHDQPVPIGAPRANNATGPLPRATFQQTLHDLGAAAVLRPTEGSEGTMFVLGSRASTPANAVPSLIVSAEQYNLLVRMLRDGVPARLRVEVRARYLTADTNGYNVLAEIPGTDPAVADEVVLLGAHIDSWHSATGAADNADAVAELIEAMRILKVTGARPRRTIRAAIWGGEEQGLLGSRAYAQQHYAGDANARAREKFYVYLNNDPGTGPIYGWYAEGNAAAKAVLDEWLAPFRDLGARRNVMEKIGNTDHLSFTALGLPGFNTIQDYTEYDTRVHHTNMDFAERVPAEGLKQAAVVLASFAYQAATREGGFPRAGTTP from the coding sequence ATGAGGCACCACGCGCTCGCCGCAGCGCTCGTGCTCGCCCCGTGCGGCGCCGGCGCGCAAGACGCGACCGCGCTCGCGCGCATCCGCGACGAGGGAATGAATCGCTCGCACGCGCTCGAGCTGTTCGACCATCTCACGACGGTGATCGGCCCGCGGCTCACGGGGTCGCCGGCGTTCCGTCAGTCGGTCGACTGGGCCGCCGCCACGCTGCGCGGCTACGGCCTCGCGAACGTGCACCTCGAGGCGTGGCCGTTCGGGCGCGGCTGGTCGCTCGACGGGCAGACGGCGGAGCTCATCGCGCCACGCTATCTGCCGCTCATCGCGTTCGCCGAAGCGTGGTCGCCGCCGACGACGCGCGTCATCGAAGGTACGCCGGTCTACATAGGCGACCTCCCGCCGGACTCCGTGCGCGCGCACGCCGCCGCGATCCGCGGCCGGATCGTGCTCGCGACGCGCCCGCAGGACGTGTTCATCACGAAGGACCGGCTGCAGCCGACGGAGCACGACCAGCCGGTGCCGATCGGTGCGCCGCGCGCGAACAACGCGACCGGCCCGCTGCCGCGCGCCACGTTCCAGCAGACGCTGCACGACCTCGGCGCCGCCGCGGTGCTCCGTCCGACCGAGGGCAGCGAGGGAACGATGTTCGTGCTCGGCAGCCGCGCGAGCACGCCCGCGAACGCGGTGCCGTCGCTCATCGTGTCGGCCGAGCAGTACAACCTGCTCGTGCGCATGCTGCGCGACGGCGTGCCGGCGCGGCTCCGCGTCGAGGTCCGCGCACGGTACCTCACCGCCGACACGAACGGCTACAACGTGCTCGCCGAGATCCCGGGCACCGACCCCGCGGTCGCCGACGAGGTCGTGCTGCTGGGCGCGCACATCGACTCGTGGCACTCCGCCACCGGCGCGGCCGACAATGCCGACGCGGTCGCGGAGCTGATCGAGGCGATGCGGATCCTCAAGGTCACGGGCGCCCGCCCGCGGCGCACGATCCGGGCGGCGATCTGGGGCGGCGAGGAGCAGGGGCTGTTGGGCTCGCGCGCCTACGCGCAGCAGCACTACGCCGGCGACGCGAACGCGCGCGCGCGCGAGAAGTTCTACGTGTACCTCAACAACGATCCGGGCACGGGGCCGATCTACGGCTGGTACGCCGAGGGCAACGCGGCGGCCAAGGCGGTGCTCGACGAGTGGCTCGCGCCGTTCCGCGACCTCGGCGCGCGCCGCAATGTCATGGAGAAGATCGGCAACACCGACCACCTCTCGTTCACCGCGCTCGGCCTGCCGGGGTTCAACACGATCCAGGACTACACGGAGTACGACACGCGCGTGCACCACACGAACATGGACTTCGCCGAGCGCGTGCCGGCGGAAGGGCTGAAGCAGGCCGCGGTGGTGCTGGCGTCGTTCGCGTACCAGGCGGCGACGCGGGAGGGCGGGTTCCCCCGCGCGGGGACGACGCCGTGA